A window of Vidua macroura isolate BioBank_ID:100142 chromosome 22, ASM2450914v1, whole genome shotgun sequence contains these coding sequences:
- the NLRX1 gene encoding NLR family member X1 isoform X1: protein MSRAMQCQSCLPRGSWAQLPWSLAGSRGTRSVSVCAAAVPGGAGRCFLRKILRTSSISLPRGCVHYQGDSQESSAQPSPSRHGQSQLRNVAFSGAIKKHQKSLSAWFSHQPNEERQFGPSFSLDAVHVDPVIRESSLEEILKPSPDLTIQNQLQQPCRKVISLHNLFDVDACGRQVKNVVLYGTVGTGKSTLIKKMVVDWCHGRLPRFQLVIPFSCEDLSHSHAHVSLRRLITKKYQHLRDVVPVLEASNLRVLFILNGLERLNLDFRLAGTELCCDPNEPVPPSAIVVNLLRKYLLPEASIIVTTRPSAVRRIPGKYVGRYAEICGFSDTNLQKLYFQMRLSQPGCSGEESQDRRSAEQENLVEMLSRNLERHNQITAACFLPSYCWLVCTTLHFLYFTRTVPPSQTLTGIYTSFLRLNFSGEVLDSSDPTHISMMKYVAKTVGKLAYEGVMSRKTCFSEEDLRQCFEVEMKTESELNLLEVFRSDVFRFFLSPCVQPGKEHTFVFTIPAMQEYLAALYVVLGEKKTLAQRVGKELSEVLGKVSEDVAVVVNIVSKVLPLRFLPVLFNLLKIFPRYFSRVGGKDRDTIAHTMAEELFKEEDYYNDDVLDQINSSILGVEGPMRHPDEAPDDEVFELFPIFMGGILSRRNRAILEQLGCSIKNLAAFEIAKAMKKTVIRKGHRGLPPSELMDYLFFLHEFQNERFTAEAIRSLCAVNLSSVKMTPLKCSVLASVMSTTCHEVEELNLTSCNLDSGSLRTLFPVLLRCKALHLQLNSLGSDACKEIRNLLLHDKCAVSSLRLANNPVGEQGARYLAEALAGNRSLTQLSLLHTALGDPGAEAIAQHLAQNQHLQELNLGYNSLTDAAALRVVEVAKRHETLDKVHLYFNDISEDGKRALDSLRMDRDGVRALVFLTAGTDVSDYWSHILNVVQRNLPFWDRERVRQHLALLLQDLESSRSQTANPWRKAKFLRVESEVKKMLGKLQDGSL, encoded by the exons ATGTCCCGGGCCAtgcagtgccagagctgcctgccccggggcagctgggcacagctgccttggtccctggcagggagcagggggacCCGCAGCGTGTCCGTGTGTGCTGCTGCCGTGCCAG GTGGTGCAGGCAGGTGTTTCCTCAGGAAGATCCTTCGCACAAGCAGCATCTCCCTCCCCAG GGGCTGTGTTCACTACCAGGGAGACTCCCAGgagagctctgcccagcccagcccctctcgcCATGGTCAGTCCCAGCTGAGGAACGTGGCCTTTTCTG GTGCCATCAAGAAGCACCAGAAGAGCCTGTCTGCGTGGTTCAGCCACCAGCCCAATGAGGAGAGGCAGTTCGGCCCTTCCTTCTCTCTGGATGCCGTCCACGTGGACCCAGTGATCCGGGAGAGCTCCCTGGAGGAGATTCTGAAGCCCTCCCCTGATTTAACCATCCAgaaccagctccagcagccctgcagaaaggtTATCAGCCTCCACAACCTCTTTGACGTGGACGCCTGCGGGCGGCAGGTGAAGAACGTGGTGCTCTACGGCACCGTGGGCACGGGCAAGAGCACCCTCATCAAGAAGATGGTGGTGGACTGGTGCCATGGCCGCCTGCCCCGCTTCCAGCTGGTCATCCCCTTCTCCTGCGAGGACCTGTCCCACAGCCACGCCCACGTGTCCCTGCGGCGCCTCATCACCAAGAAGTACCAGCACCTCCGGGACGTGGTGCCGGTGCTGGAAGCTTCCAACCTCAGGGTGCTCTTCATCCTCAACGGCCTGGAGCGCCTCAACCTGGACTTCCGCCTGGCTGGCACGGAGCTCTGCTGTGACCCCAACGAGCCCGTGCCTCCCTCTGCCATCGTGGTCAACCTGCTGCGGAAATACCTCCTGCCCGAG gccagCATCATCGTCACCACGCGCCCGTCGGCCGTGCGCCGCATCCCCGGCAAGTACGTGGGGCGCTACGCCGAGATCTGCGGCTTCTCCGACACCAACCTGCAGAAGCTCTACTTCCAGATGCGCCtcagccagcctggctgctctggagagGAAAGCCAGGACCGCCGCTCAGCGGAGCAGGAGAACCTGGTGGAGATGTTGTCGAGGAACTTGGAGCGCCACAACCAAATAACGGCTGCCTGCTTCTTGCCCTCCTACTGCTGGCTGGTGTGCACCACCCTGCACTTCCTCTACTTCACCAGGACGGTTCCTCCCAGCCAGACCCTGACTGGCATCTACACCAGCTTCCTGAGGCTCAACTTCAGCGGGGAGGTGCTGGACAGCAGCGACCCCACACACATCTCCATGATGAAGTACGTGGCCAAGACAGTGGGCAAGCTGGCCTACGAGGGGGTGATGTCCCGCAAGACCTGCTTCTCAGAGGAGGACCTGCGGCAGTGCTTCGAGGTGGAGATGAAGACCGAAAGCGAGCTCAACCTCCTGGAGGTTTTCCGCAGCGACGTCTTCCGCTTCTTCCTCAGCCCGTGCGTGCAGCCGGGCAAGGAGCACACCTTTGTCTTCACCATCCCCGCCATGCAGGAGTACCTGGCAGCCCTGTACGTGGTGCTGGGCGAGAAGAAGACCCTGGCCCAGAGAGTGGGGAAGGAGCTGTCAGAGGTCCTCGGGAAGGTGAGCGAAGATGTGGCGGTGGTTGTGAACATCGTCTCCAAGGTGCTGCCCCTGCGCTTCCTCCCCGTGCTCTTCAACCTGCTCAAGATCTTCCCTCGCTACTTCTCCCGGGTGGGCGGCAAGGACAGGGATACCATTGCCCACAccatggcagaggagctgtTCAAAGAGGAGGACTACTACAACGACGATGTCTTGGACCAGATCAACTCCAGCATCCTGGGCGTGGAGGGCCCCATGCGCCACCCCGATGAGGCCCCGGATGATGAGGTCTTCGAGCTCTTCCCCATTTTCATGGGTGGGATCCTGTCCCGCCGCAACCGCGccatcctggagcagctgggctgctccatCAAGAACCTGGCAGCCTTCGAGATCGCCAAGGCCATGAAGAAGACGGTGATCAGGAAGGGCCACAGGGGCCTGCCCCCCTCGGAGCTCATGGACTACCTGTTCTTCCTGCACGAGTTCCAGAACGAGCGCTTCACGGCCGAGGCCATCCGCTCCCTCTGCGCTGTCAACCTCTCCTCCGTCAAGATGACCCCTCTCAAATGCTCTGTGCTGGCATCTGTCATGAGCACCACGTGTCACGAGGTGGAGGAGCTGAACCTCACCTCCTGCAACCTGGACAGCGGCAGCTTGAGGACCCtcttccctgtcctgctgcgATGCAAAGCTCTCCA TCTGCAGCTCAACAGCCTGGGCTCCGACGCCTGCAAGGAAATCCGTAACCTGCTCCTGCATGACAAGTGTGCGGTGAGCAGCCTGCG GCTGGCCAATAACCCCGTGGGCGAGCAGGGCGCTCGGTACCTGGCCGAGGCGCTGGCCGGCAACCGCTCGCTGAcgcagctgtccctgctgcacacCGCGCTGGGGGACCCCGGCGCCGAGGCCATCGCCCAGCACCTGGCCCAGAACCAGCACCTGCAGGAGCTCAACCTGGGCTACAACTCCCTGACGGACGCGGCGGCCCTGCGCGTGGTGGAGGTGGCCAAAAGGCACGAGACGCTGGACAAAGTGCA cctcTACTTCAACGACATCAGTGAGGATGGCAAGAGGGCGCTTGACAGCCTGCGCATGGACCGGGACGGCGTCAGGGCTCTGGTTTTCCTCACGGCGGGCACCGACGTCTCCGACTACTGGTCCCACATCCTGAACGTGGTGCAGAGGAACCTGCCCTTCTGGGACCGCGAGCGGGTCCGGCAGCACCTCGCCCTCCTCCTGCAGGACCTGGAGAGCAGCCGCAGCCAGACTGCCAATCCCTGGAGGAAAGCCAAATTCCTGCGAGTCGAGAGCGAGGTCAAGAAAATGCTGGGGAAACTGCAGGATGGGAGCCTCTGA
- the NLRX1 gene encoding NLR family member X1 isoform X2 has protein sequence MSRAMQCQSCLPRGSWAQLPWSLAGSRGTRSVSVCAAAVPGGAGRCFLRKILRTSSISLPRGCVHYQGDSQESSAQPSPSRHGQSQLRNVAFSGAIKKHQKSLSAWFSHQPNEERQFGPSFSLDAVHVDPVIRESSLEEILKPSPDLTIQNQLQQPCRKVISLHNLFDVDACGRQVKNVVLYGTVGTGKSTLIKKMVVDWCHGRLPRFQLVIPFSCEDLSHSHAHVSLRRLITKKYQHLRDVVPVLEASNLRVLFILNGLERLNLDFRLAGTELCCDPNEPVPPSAIVVNLLRKYLLPEASIIVTTRPSAVRRIPGKYVGRYAEICGFSDTNLQKLYFQMRLSQPGCSGEESQDRRSAEQENLVEMLSRNLERHNQITAACFLPSYCWLVCTTLHFLYFTRTVPPSQTLTGIYTSFLRLNFSGEVLDSSDPTHISMMKYVAKTVGKLAYEGVMSRKTCFSEEDLRQCFEVEMKTESELNLLEVFRSDVFRFFLSPCVQPGKEHTFVFTIPAMQEYLAALYVVLGEKKTLAQRVGKELSEVLGKVSEDVAVVVNIVSKVLPLRFLPVLFNLLKIFPRYFSRVGGKDRDTIAHTMAEELFKEEDYYNDDVLDQINSSILGVEGPMRHPDEAPDDEVFELFPIFMGGILSRRNRAILEQLGCSIKNLAAFEIAKAMKKTVIRKGHRGLPPSELMDYLFFLHEFQNERFTAEAIRSLCAVNLSSVKMTPLKCSVLASVMSTTCHEVEELNLTSCNLDSGSLRTLFPVLLRCKALHLQLNSLGSDACKEIRNLLLHDKCAVSSLRLANNPVGEQGARYLAEALAGNRSLTQLSLLHTALGDPGAEAIAQHLAQNQHLQELNLGYNSLTDAAALRVVEVAKRHETLDKVHLYFNDISEDGKRALDSLRMDRDGVRALVFLTAGTDVSDYWSHILNVVQRNLPFWDRERVRQHLALLLQDLESSRSQTANPWRKAKFLRVESEGSRETRCPS, from the exons ATGTCCCGGGCCAtgcagtgccagagctgcctgccccggggcagctgggcacagctgccttggtccctggcagggagcagggggacCCGCAGCGTGTCCGTGTGTGCTGCTGCCGTGCCAG GTGGTGCAGGCAGGTGTTTCCTCAGGAAGATCCTTCGCACAAGCAGCATCTCCCTCCCCAG GGGCTGTGTTCACTACCAGGGAGACTCCCAGgagagctctgcccagcccagcccctctcgcCATGGTCAGTCCCAGCTGAGGAACGTGGCCTTTTCTG GTGCCATCAAGAAGCACCAGAAGAGCCTGTCTGCGTGGTTCAGCCACCAGCCCAATGAGGAGAGGCAGTTCGGCCCTTCCTTCTCTCTGGATGCCGTCCACGTGGACCCAGTGATCCGGGAGAGCTCCCTGGAGGAGATTCTGAAGCCCTCCCCTGATTTAACCATCCAgaaccagctccagcagccctgcagaaaggtTATCAGCCTCCACAACCTCTTTGACGTGGACGCCTGCGGGCGGCAGGTGAAGAACGTGGTGCTCTACGGCACCGTGGGCACGGGCAAGAGCACCCTCATCAAGAAGATGGTGGTGGACTGGTGCCATGGCCGCCTGCCCCGCTTCCAGCTGGTCATCCCCTTCTCCTGCGAGGACCTGTCCCACAGCCACGCCCACGTGTCCCTGCGGCGCCTCATCACCAAGAAGTACCAGCACCTCCGGGACGTGGTGCCGGTGCTGGAAGCTTCCAACCTCAGGGTGCTCTTCATCCTCAACGGCCTGGAGCGCCTCAACCTGGACTTCCGCCTGGCTGGCACGGAGCTCTGCTGTGACCCCAACGAGCCCGTGCCTCCCTCTGCCATCGTGGTCAACCTGCTGCGGAAATACCTCCTGCCCGAG gccagCATCATCGTCACCACGCGCCCGTCGGCCGTGCGCCGCATCCCCGGCAAGTACGTGGGGCGCTACGCCGAGATCTGCGGCTTCTCCGACACCAACCTGCAGAAGCTCTACTTCCAGATGCGCCtcagccagcctggctgctctggagagGAAAGCCAGGACCGCCGCTCAGCGGAGCAGGAGAACCTGGTGGAGATGTTGTCGAGGAACTTGGAGCGCCACAACCAAATAACGGCTGCCTGCTTCTTGCCCTCCTACTGCTGGCTGGTGTGCACCACCCTGCACTTCCTCTACTTCACCAGGACGGTTCCTCCCAGCCAGACCCTGACTGGCATCTACACCAGCTTCCTGAGGCTCAACTTCAGCGGGGAGGTGCTGGACAGCAGCGACCCCACACACATCTCCATGATGAAGTACGTGGCCAAGACAGTGGGCAAGCTGGCCTACGAGGGGGTGATGTCCCGCAAGACCTGCTTCTCAGAGGAGGACCTGCGGCAGTGCTTCGAGGTGGAGATGAAGACCGAAAGCGAGCTCAACCTCCTGGAGGTTTTCCGCAGCGACGTCTTCCGCTTCTTCCTCAGCCCGTGCGTGCAGCCGGGCAAGGAGCACACCTTTGTCTTCACCATCCCCGCCATGCAGGAGTACCTGGCAGCCCTGTACGTGGTGCTGGGCGAGAAGAAGACCCTGGCCCAGAGAGTGGGGAAGGAGCTGTCAGAGGTCCTCGGGAAGGTGAGCGAAGATGTGGCGGTGGTTGTGAACATCGTCTCCAAGGTGCTGCCCCTGCGCTTCCTCCCCGTGCTCTTCAACCTGCTCAAGATCTTCCCTCGCTACTTCTCCCGGGTGGGCGGCAAGGACAGGGATACCATTGCCCACAccatggcagaggagctgtTCAAAGAGGAGGACTACTACAACGACGATGTCTTGGACCAGATCAACTCCAGCATCCTGGGCGTGGAGGGCCCCATGCGCCACCCCGATGAGGCCCCGGATGATGAGGTCTTCGAGCTCTTCCCCATTTTCATGGGTGGGATCCTGTCCCGCCGCAACCGCGccatcctggagcagctgggctgctccatCAAGAACCTGGCAGCCTTCGAGATCGCCAAGGCCATGAAGAAGACGGTGATCAGGAAGGGCCACAGGGGCCTGCCCCCCTCGGAGCTCATGGACTACCTGTTCTTCCTGCACGAGTTCCAGAACGAGCGCTTCACGGCCGAGGCCATCCGCTCCCTCTGCGCTGTCAACCTCTCCTCCGTCAAGATGACCCCTCTCAAATGCTCTGTGCTGGCATCTGTCATGAGCACCACGTGTCACGAGGTGGAGGAGCTGAACCTCACCTCCTGCAACCTGGACAGCGGCAGCTTGAGGACCCtcttccctgtcctgctgcgATGCAAAGCTCTCCA TCTGCAGCTCAACAGCCTGGGCTCCGACGCCTGCAAGGAAATCCGTAACCTGCTCCTGCATGACAAGTGTGCGGTGAGCAGCCTGCG GCTGGCCAATAACCCCGTGGGCGAGCAGGGCGCTCGGTACCTGGCCGAGGCGCTGGCCGGCAACCGCTCGCTGAcgcagctgtccctgctgcacacCGCGCTGGGGGACCCCGGCGCCGAGGCCATCGCCCAGCACCTGGCCCAGAACCAGCACCTGCAGGAGCTCAACCTGGGCTACAACTCCCTGACGGACGCGGCGGCCCTGCGCGTGGTGGAGGTGGCCAAAAGGCACGAGACGCTGGACAAAGTGCA cctcTACTTCAACGACATCAGTGAGGATGGCAAGAGGGCGCTTGACAGCCTGCGCATGGACCGGGACGGCGTCAGGGCTCTGGTTTTCCTCACGGCGGGCACCGACGTCTCCGACTACTGGTCCCACATCCTGAACGTGGTGCAGAGGAACCTGCCCTTCTGGGACCGCGAGCGGGTCCGGCAGCACCTCGCCCTCCTCCTGCAGGACCTGGAGAGCAGCCGCAGCCAGACTGCCAATCCCTGGAGGAAAGCCAAATTCCTGCGAGTCGAGAGCGAG gGCTCGAGGGAGACAAGATGTCCATCAT AA
- the NLRX1 gene encoding NLR family member X1 isoform X3, which produces MSRAMQCQSCLPRGSWAQLPWSLAGSRGTRSVSVCAAAVPGGAGRCFLRKILRTSSISLPRGCVHYQGDSQESSAQPSPSRHGQSQLRNVAFSGAIKKHQKSLSAWFSHQPNEERQFGPSFSLDAVHVDPVIRESSLEEILKPSPDLTIQNQLQQPCRKVISLHNLFDVDACGRQVKNVVLYGTVGTGKSTLIKKMVVDWCHGRLPRFQLVIPFSCEDLSHSHAHVSLRRLITKKYQHLRDVVPVLEASNLRVLFILNGLERLNLDFRLAGTELCCDPNEPVPPSAIVVNLLRKYLLPEASIIVTTRPSAVRRIPGKYVGRYAEICGFSDTNLQKLYFQMRLSQPGCSGEESQDRRSAEQENLVEMLSRNLERHNQITAACFLPSYCWLVCTTLHFLYFTRTVPPSQTLTGIYTSFLRLNFSGEVLDSSDPTHISMMKYVAKTVGKLAYEGVMSRKTCFSEEDLRQCFEVEMKTESELNLLEVFRSDVFRFFLSPCVQPGKEHTFVFTIPAMQEYLAALYVVLGEKKTLAQRVGKELSEVLGKVSEDVAVVVNIVSKVLPLRFLPVLFNLLKIFPRYFSRVGGKDRDTIAHTMAEELFKEEDYYNDDVLDQINSSILGVEGPMRHPDEAPDDEVFELFPIFMGGILSRRNRAILEQLGCSIKNLAAFEIAKAMKKTVIRKGHRGLPPSELMDYLFFLHEFQNERFTAEAIRSLCAVNLSSVKMTPLKCSVLASVMSTTCHEVEELNLTSCNLDSGSLRTLFPVLLRCKALHLQLNSLGSDACKEIRNLLLHDKCAVSSLRLANNPAPVSTGWPITPWASRALGTWPRRWPATAR; this is translated from the exons ATGTCCCGGGCCAtgcagtgccagagctgcctgccccggggcagctgggcacagctgccttggtccctggcagggagcagggggacCCGCAGCGTGTCCGTGTGTGCTGCTGCCGTGCCAG GTGGTGCAGGCAGGTGTTTCCTCAGGAAGATCCTTCGCACAAGCAGCATCTCCCTCCCCAG GGGCTGTGTTCACTACCAGGGAGACTCCCAGgagagctctgcccagcccagcccctctcgcCATGGTCAGTCCCAGCTGAGGAACGTGGCCTTTTCTG GTGCCATCAAGAAGCACCAGAAGAGCCTGTCTGCGTGGTTCAGCCACCAGCCCAATGAGGAGAGGCAGTTCGGCCCTTCCTTCTCTCTGGATGCCGTCCACGTGGACCCAGTGATCCGGGAGAGCTCCCTGGAGGAGATTCTGAAGCCCTCCCCTGATTTAACCATCCAgaaccagctccagcagccctgcagaaaggtTATCAGCCTCCACAACCTCTTTGACGTGGACGCCTGCGGGCGGCAGGTGAAGAACGTGGTGCTCTACGGCACCGTGGGCACGGGCAAGAGCACCCTCATCAAGAAGATGGTGGTGGACTGGTGCCATGGCCGCCTGCCCCGCTTCCAGCTGGTCATCCCCTTCTCCTGCGAGGACCTGTCCCACAGCCACGCCCACGTGTCCCTGCGGCGCCTCATCACCAAGAAGTACCAGCACCTCCGGGACGTGGTGCCGGTGCTGGAAGCTTCCAACCTCAGGGTGCTCTTCATCCTCAACGGCCTGGAGCGCCTCAACCTGGACTTCCGCCTGGCTGGCACGGAGCTCTGCTGTGACCCCAACGAGCCCGTGCCTCCCTCTGCCATCGTGGTCAACCTGCTGCGGAAATACCTCCTGCCCGAG gccagCATCATCGTCACCACGCGCCCGTCGGCCGTGCGCCGCATCCCCGGCAAGTACGTGGGGCGCTACGCCGAGATCTGCGGCTTCTCCGACACCAACCTGCAGAAGCTCTACTTCCAGATGCGCCtcagccagcctggctgctctggagagGAAAGCCAGGACCGCCGCTCAGCGGAGCAGGAGAACCTGGTGGAGATGTTGTCGAGGAACTTGGAGCGCCACAACCAAATAACGGCTGCCTGCTTCTTGCCCTCCTACTGCTGGCTGGTGTGCACCACCCTGCACTTCCTCTACTTCACCAGGACGGTTCCTCCCAGCCAGACCCTGACTGGCATCTACACCAGCTTCCTGAGGCTCAACTTCAGCGGGGAGGTGCTGGACAGCAGCGACCCCACACACATCTCCATGATGAAGTACGTGGCCAAGACAGTGGGCAAGCTGGCCTACGAGGGGGTGATGTCCCGCAAGACCTGCTTCTCAGAGGAGGACCTGCGGCAGTGCTTCGAGGTGGAGATGAAGACCGAAAGCGAGCTCAACCTCCTGGAGGTTTTCCGCAGCGACGTCTTCCGCTTCTTCCTCAGCCCGTGCGTGCAGCCGGGCAAGGAGCACACCTTTGTCTTCACCATCCCCGCCATGCAGGAGTACCTGGCAGCCCTGTACGTGGTGCTGGGCGAGAAGAAGACCCTGGCCCAGAGAGTGGGGAAGGAGCTGTCAGAGGTCCTCGGGAAGGTGAGCGAAGATGTGGCGGTGGTTGTGAACATCGTCTCCAAGGTGCTGCCCCTGCGCTTCCTCCCCGTGCTCTTCAACCTGCTCAAGATCTTCCCTCGCTACTTCTCCCGGGTGGGCGGCAAGGACAGGGATACCATTGCCCACAccatggcagaggagctgtTCAAAGAGGAGGACTACTACAACGACGATGTCTTGGACCAGATCAACTCCAGCATCCTGGGCGTGGAGGGCCCCATGCGCCACCCCGATGAGGCCCCGGATGATGAGGTCTTCGAGCTCTTCCCCATTTTCATGGGTGGGATCCTGTCCCGCCGCAACCGCGccatcctggagcagctgggctgctccatCAAGAACCTGGCAGCCTTCGAGATCGCCAAGGCCATGAAGAAGACGGTGATCAGGAAGGGCCACAGGGGCCTGCCCCCCTCGGAGCTCATGGACTACCTGTTCTTCCTGCACGAGTTCCAGAACGAGCGCTTCACGGCCGAGGCCATCCGCTCCCTCTGCGCTGTCAACCTCTCCTCCGTCAAGATGACCCCTCTCAAATGCTCTGTGCTGGCATCTGTCATGAGCACCACGTGTCACGAGGTGGAGGAGCTGAACCTCACCTCCTGCAACCTGGACAGCGGCAGCTTGAGGACCCtcttccctgtcctgctgcgATGCAAAGCTCTCCA TCTGCAGCTCAACAGCCTGGGCTCCGACGCCTGCAAGGAAATCCGTAACCTGCTCCTGCATGACAAGTGTGCGGTGAGCAGCCTGCG GCTGGCCAATAACCCCGCTCCCGTGTCCACAGGCTGGCCAATAACCCCGTGGGCGAGCAGGGCGCTCGGTACCTGGCCGAGGCGCTGGCCGGCAACCGCTCGCTGA